From Methanococcus voltae:
CTGGTAGTGGGTAGTGCTATTGGGTTACCACTCGAACAAATAGCGGTCTTAATTCAAGCCGTTCTTTTAACGATGGGTATCGCTACCATATTACAGACTACAATTGGTTCAAAGTTTCCTATTGTTCAAGGTTCAAGTTTTGCTTTTATTCCTGCTTTAATCTATATCGGCAGTAGCGTTGGATTGGCAGCTGTTGAAGGTGCTTTAATCGTTGGAGGTATCCTCGAGGCGATAACTGGTGCTTTCGGTTTAATCGGAAAATTAAAAAAATTATTTACCCCTGTTGTTACTGGTGTTACCATCATGTTGGTTGGTTTCAGTTTGGCTAGTACGGCTATGAAATACACGTTCAACTTTTTTGGAGACCCTACCGGTGCTTCTATACCATACGCTGCTTTTGTTGCATTGTTAACCTTTTTTACAACTGTTATAATCACATTAAAATCAAAAGGAACCTTAAAAACTATGCCTGTTGTTATTGGTGCAACTGTTGGATACCTTGCAAGTATCGCTTTAGGACTTGTAGATTTCACATTAGTTTCAAGTTTACCACTTTTCAGCCTACCGCAACTTATGCCTTGGGGTATGCCAGTATTCAACGCTGATGCGATAATCATTATATTATTTGCGTTCCTTGTAAGTATTATTGAGAGCGTAGGGGATTATCATGCTATTTCTACAATATCTGAGGAACCCATCGACAATAAAAAAATAAACAAAGGTATTACATCAGAAGGTTTATCCTGTACAATTGCGGGTTTACTCGGTGGTTGTGGTAC
This genomic window contains:
- a CDS encoding uracil-xanthine permease family protein; translation: MKKIALGFQHVLAMFGATVTVPLVVGSAIGLPLEQIAVLIQAVLLTMGIATILQTTIGSKFPIVQGSSFAFIPALIYIGSSVGLAAVEGALIVGGILEAITGAFGLIGKLKKLFTPVVTGVTIMLVGFSLASTAMKYTFNFFGDPTGASIPYAAFVALLTFFTTVIITLKSKGTLKTMPVVIGATVGYLASIALGLVDFTLVSSLPLFSLPQLMPWGMPVFNADAIIIILFAFLVSIIESVGDYHAISTISEEPIDNKKINKGITSEGLSCTIAGLLGGCGTTSYSENIGLVALTKVSSVQVVQIGAVILMLFSLIPKFTGILASIPGPVLGGLTIALYGMIGLTGLKLIKDKVELNDKNTLVLASALIVGLGSPQLPAEFLAHFPKIIASILESGMAMGAITAIVLDQLFKIKN